A region of Catenibacterium mitsuokai DNA encodes the following proteins:
- a CDS encoding galactokinase, translating into MKASLLKEEFKTNKYDEMLKDLYEDASLVDYQKDRYANALDKFVELYGDENVSIYSAAGRSEISGNHTDHQHGCVLAGSINLDAIGVVARQDDVINVVSDSFNIKPIYLNDLDKKDEEEGTSEGLIRGVVSKLKELGYNIGGFKAFITSDVLVGAGLSSSAAFETIIGTIIDGLYNNMSIDMVTIAKVGQYAENVYFGKPCGLMDQCACAVGGLISIDFKDTEHPVVNHVDVDFSKYDHSLCIVDTKGSHADLTDAYGAIPTEMKDVAHYFGKEFLREVDEKEFFDHIADVRAAVKNDREILRAIHFFKENARVPQIVEALNNDDFDLFKKLIKESGNSSYKFLQNVYADFDYKHQAVSAGLALSEIVLGDHGVSRVHGGGFAGTIQAFVENDFVPEYKKEIEKLFGEGSCHVLKVRKLGGCKVVEE; encoded by the coding sequence ATGAAAGCAAGCTTATTAAAAGAAGAATTTAAAACGAATAAATATGATGAAATGTTGAAAGACTTATATGAAGATGCAAGTCTCGTAGATTATCAGAAAGATAGATATGCCAATGCATTAGATAAGTTCGTTGAACTTTATGGTGATGAAAATGTCAGCATCTATAGTGCTGCAGGTAGAAGTGAAATCTCAGGTAACCATACAGACCATCAGCATGGCTGTGTATTAGCTGGTTCTATTAACTTAGATGCCATTGGTGTAGTCGCTAGACAGGATGATGTCATCAATGTTGTATCTGATAGCTTTAATATTAAGCCAATCTATTTAAATGATTTAGATAAGAAGGATGAAGAAGAAGGGACTTCAGAAGGACTAATCAGAGGTGTTGTCTCTAAACTTAAAGAACTCGGTTACAATATCGGTGGTTTCAAAGCATTCATTACAAGTGATGTATTAGTAGGTGCTGGTTTATCTAGTTCAGCTGCTTTTGAAACAATCATCGGTACAATCATTGATGGCTTATATAACAATATGAGCATCGATATGGTCACTATCGCAAAAGTAGGTCAGTATGCTGAAAATGTCTACTTTGGTAAGCCTTGTGGATTAATGGACCAGTGTGCATGTGCTGTTGGTGGATTGATCTCTATCGATTTCAAGGATACAGAACATCCTGTTGTAAATCATGTAGATGTAGACTTCTCTAAATATGATCATAGCTTATGTATCGTTGATACAAAGGGAAGCCATGCAGACTTAACAGATGCATATGGTGCTATTCCAACTGAAATGAAGGATGTCGCTCATTATTTTGGTAAGGAATTCTTAAGAGAAGTAGATGAAAAGGAATTCTTTGATCATATTGCTGATGTCAGAGCAGCCGTTAAGAATGATAGAGAAATTCTAAGAGCTATTCATTTCTTCAAGGAAAATGCAAGAGTACCTCAGATTGTAGAAGCATTAAACAATGATGACTTTGACTTATTCAAGAAGTTAATCAAGGAATCTGGTAACTCAAGCTATAAGTTCTTACAGAATGTTTATGCAGACTTTGATTATAAGCATCAGGCAGTTTCTGCAGGTCTAGCATTAAGTGAAATCGTATTAGGCGACCATGGTGTATCTAGAGTACATGGTGGTGGATTCGCAGGTACAATTCAGGCATTTGTAGAAAATGACTTTGTTCCAGAATATAAGAAAGAAATTGAAAAATTATTTGGAGAAGGCAGCTGTCATGTACTTAAGGTAAGAAAACTTGGTGGTTGTAAAGTAGTGGAGGAATAA
- the galE gene encoding UDP-glucose 4-epimerase GalE, with the protein MNVLVTGGAGYIGSHVCVELLQSGHDVVVIDDFSNSKPEALDAIHEITGKKVKFYEFNVLDEDKTEAVFKENKLDAVIHCAAFKAVGESVVKPIEYYTNNLMTTLIVAKLMKKYHVPSIVFSSSATVYGDPKVVPLTEDCELGQTTNPYGSTKAMMERILTDVQHAVPEMSVTLLRYFNPIGAHESGLLGEDPKGIPNNLMPYIMKVATGELPCLGVFGNDYDTPDGTGVRDYIHVVDLAKGHVLAIEKYATPGVHICNLGTGKGYSVLEIVKAFERVNGIKIPYEIKPRRAGDIATCYADPTRAKEQLGWVAEKTLDDMCRDTWNFAKKHM; encoded by the coding sequence ATGAATGTATTAGTTACAGGTGGTGCAGGTTATATTGGTAGTCATGTCTGTGTAGAACTACTACAGAGCGGCCATGATGTTGTAGTCATCGATGACTTCTCAAATTCAAAACCAGAAGCCTTAGATGCCATTCATGAAATCACTGGTAAGAAAGTAAAGTTCTATGAATTCAACGTTTTAGATGAAGATAAGACAGAAGCCGTATTCAAGGAAAATAAATTGGATGCAGTCATTCACTGTGCAGCCTTCAAGGCAGTAGGTGAATCAGTAGTAAAGCCTATTGAATATTATACAAATAACTTAATGACAACTCTTATTGTTGCTAAGCTTATGAAGAAGTATCATGTCCCTTCAATTGTATTCTCTTCAAGTGCTACAGTATATGGTGATCCAAAGGTTGTCCCATTAACTGAAGACTGTGAATTAGGACAGACTACAAACCCATATGGTTCTACAAAGGCTATGATGGAAAGAATCCTAACAGATGTACAGCATGCTGTACCAGAAATGTCTGTTACACTTCTTCGTTACTTCAACCCAATTGGTGCCCATGAATCAGGATTATTAGGAGAAGATCCAAAGGGAATTCCTAACAATCTTATGCCTTATATCATGAAGGTGGCAACTGGTGAACTTCCTTGCTTAGGTGTATTTGGTAATGACTATGATACACCGGATGGAACAGGTGTACGTGACTATATCCATGTTGTGGACTTAGCTAAGGGTCATGTTCTTGCAATTGAAAAATATGCAACACCAGGTGTTCATATCTGTAACCTAGGAACAGGTAAAGGATATAGTGTATTAGAAATCGTAAAGGCATTTGAAAGAGTTAATGGAATCAAGATTCCTTATGAAATCAAGCCAAGACGTGCAGGTGATATCGCAACATGTTATGCAGATCCTACTCGTGCAAAAGAACAGTTAGGATGGGTGGCTGAAAAGACACTTGATGATATGTGCAGAGATACTTGGAACTTTGCAAAGAAACATATGTAA
- a CDS encoding type II toxin-antitoxin system RelB/DinJ family antitoxin: MASTIQVRVEDELKSKSDALFKDLGTDTTTAIRIFLTQAVATNGFPFEIKRQTGLNPYAPMIEKEMLAKLEKSREQGEFRDADHVISDLRSKYGL; encoded by the coding sequence ATGGCTAGTACAATTCAGGTTAGAGTGGAAGACGAGTTAAAGAGTAAATCAGATGCTTTATTTAAAGATTTGGGTACAGATACAACAACAGCAATCAGAATATTCTTAACACAGGCTGTTGCGACAAATGGATTTCCTTTTGAAATAAAAAGACAGACTGGGTTAAATCCATACGCACCGATGATTGAGAAAGAGATGCTTGCAAAATTAGAAAAGTCCAGAGAACAGGGAGAGTTCAGGGATGCTGATCATGTGATTTCTGATTTGAGATCAAAATATGGATTATAA
- a CDS encoding type II toxin-antitoxin system RelE/ParE family toxin, whose translation MDYKIVLMKGAEEDFDRFIAYLLFEKKTEQVARHLLNDFEATKIGLSNVAGSLKLCDNPKLRELGYRRINFLSHRYFMLYRIKNDTVYVDNIFHELQDYENIMN comes from the coding sequence ATGGATTATAAGATTGTTTTAATGAAGGGTGCAGAGGAAGATTTTGATAGATTCATTGCATATCTTTTGTTTGAAAAGAAAACTGAGCAGGTTGCAAGACATTTATTAAATGACTTTGAGGCAACAAAAATCGGTTTGTCAAATGTTGCTGGAAGCCTGAAACTCTGTGATAATCCAAAATTAAGAGAATTAGGATACCGAAGAATCAATTTTTTATCTCATCGCTATTTTATGCTGTATCGTATTAAAAACGATACTGTTTACGTAGATAATATTTTTCATGAATTGCAAGACTACGAAAATATAATGAATTAA
- a CDS encoding IS3 family transposase: MIDRTLESPSNNLSVSALCDTAGVSRSGFYSWKKRKGSISEKEEQDRKDFELILEAYRFKGYDKGRRGIHMRLLHMGIVMNHKKISRLMKKYGLFCPIRKANPARRMAKAMKTSNYADNILNRHFEEYGPGYVLETDITYLFYGHKRSKAYLSVIKDGFTKQILAYVLSPSLEVDFVLETINQLYSKHKHNIHTDALIHSDQGVHYTSVKFIDLLKSLEIRQSMSRRGNCWDNAPQESFFGHMKDEIGRYTENACSYEELKEIIDSYMVYYNNDRYQYNLAKLSPNEYFEYYITGEYPLIHVAKEPDEYKEKFRQIRNNLDRNSTLEKLVAILQRITHFKQSIR; this comes from the coding sequence ATGATAGATAGAACTCTTGAATCACCTAGTAATAATCTGAGTGTCTCAGCATTATGTGATACTGCAGGTGTTTCAAGAAGTGGGTTCTATTCATGGAAGAAACGAAAAGGTTCCATAAGCGAAAAAGAAGAACAAGACCGTAAGGATTTTGAACTGATTTTAGAAGCATACAGGTTCAAAGGATATGACAAGGGCAGACGTGGTATTCATATGCGTCTTCTTCACATGGGCATTGTGATGAACCATAAAAAGATTTCAAGACTGATGAAGAAATACGGACTATTCTGTCCAATAAGAAAAGCCAATCCTGCAAGAAGAATGGCTAAGGCAATGAAAACATCAAATTATGCAGATAATATTCTAAACAGACACTTCGAGGAATATGGTCCTGGATATGTGCTTGAAACAGATATTACTTATCTATTCTACGGTCACAAAAGATCTAAAGCCTATCTATCGGTGATAAAGGATGGATTTACAAAGCAGATTCTTGCATATGTATTATCACCGTCTTTAGAAGTAGACTTTGTCCTGGAGACAATCAATCAGCTTTACAGTAAACATAAGCATAATATTCACACTGATGCTTTGATACACAGTGATCAGGGTGTGCATTATACAAGTGTCAAGTTTATTGACTTACTCAAGAGCCTGGAAATCAGACAGTCAATGTCAAGAAGAGGAAACTGCTGGGACAACGCTCCCCAGGAATCCTTCTTCGGACATATGAAAGATGAGATAGGTAGATATACAGAGAATGCCTGCTCATATGAAGAACTAAAGGAAATAATAGATTCCTATATGGTTTATTACAACAATGATCGTTATCAGTACAATCTGGCCAAACTTTCACCAAATGAATATTTTGAATATTATATAACTGGTGAATACCCACTAATTCATGTCGCAAAGGAGCCTGATGAATATAAGGAAAAATTCAGACAGATAAGAAATAATCTTGATAGAAACTCAACGCTCGAGAAATTAGTAGCTATCCTTCAAAGAATAACTCATTTCAAACAGTCCATCAGGTAG
- a CDS encoding HTH domain-containing protein → MGVNYFSDEQVKELEKNPYVKKVSIKSITYSEKFKELFWIDLQKGMMPGNIFRKYGFDPHMLGSSRTLKFTDRVRKEAAREEGFKDTRGTKSGRPSTKNLTIEEQLERLKQKNKILQQENDFLKRVRFINRKQILKLQKGKQ, encoded by the coding sequence ATGGGAGTAAACTATTTTAGTGATGAACAAGTAAAGGAACTCGAAAAGAATCCATATGTAAAGAAAGTATCTATCAAAAGCATAACCTATTCAGAAAAATTCAAAGAACTCTTCTGGATTGATTTACAGAAAGGCATGATGCCTGGAAACATATTTAGAAAGTATGGATTTGATCCTCATATGTTAGGATCTAGTCGAACTCTCAAGTTCACAGATCGTGTAAGGAAAGAAGCAGCAAGGGAAGAAGGATTCAAGGATACCAGAGGCACAAAATCCGGAAGACCTTCTACAAAGAATCTTACCATTGAGGAACAGCTAGAAAGGCTTAAGCAGAAAAATAAAATTCTCCAGCAGGAGAACGATTTTTTAAAAAGAGTGAGATTTATCAACAGAAAGCAAATATTAAAACTGCAGAAGGGCAAACAATAA
- a CDS encoding PocR ligand-binding domain-containing protein has translation MEDLEKILKQLYLVSGLNMSIFDINQKILASYPHEKSKFCHEIEKSKASDHCFICDINAMNHVKETGELYVYQCHFGLSEAIMPLYSYGALTGYLMMGQAVIGTYRNYSEIINKSKPYFENEEELRQLVTNITILDEDQIYAFAHVCDICAKYISLTNRIQAKNDHLAQEIKQYLIANYSKPITIDQLCDFFFCSRGTLLTHFKSKYNTTIHKFLLDYRLKKAAELLTNKKQTVKEIAYQCGFEDPNYFCKVFKKEYQCSPLEFKNKGL, from the coding sequence ATGGAAGACTTAGAAAAAATACTCAAACAGCTCTATCTTGTCTCAGGATTAAATATGTCCATCTTTGACATTAATCAAAAAATACTGGCTTCTTACCCTCATGAGAAATCCAAATTCTGTCATGAGATAGAAAAGAGCAAAGCTTCTGATCATTGTTTTATATGTGATATAAATGCGATGAATCATGTAAAAGAGACTGGCGAACTTTATGTCTATCAATGTCATTTTGGACTCAGTGAAGCAATTATGCCTTTATATTCTTATGGTGCTTTAACTGGTTATTTAATGATGGGGCAAGCGGTTATAGGAACATATAGAAACTATTCTGAAATCATCAATAAATCTAAGCCCTATTTTGAAAATGAAGAAGAATTAAGACAACTTGTCACAAATATTACTATATTAGATGAAGATCAGATATATGCTTTTGCACATGTATGTGATATCTGCGCAAAATACATTTCTCTCACCAATCGCATTCAGGCCAAGAATGATCATCTTGCCCAGGAAATAAAACAGTACTTAATTGCGAATTATAGTAAACCTATTACGATTGATCAGCTATGTGACTTTTTCTTCTGCAGCAGAGGAACATTGTTAACTCATTTTAAATCTAAATACAATACGACTATCCACAAATTCTTATTAGATTACCGATTAAAGAAGGCTGCAGAACTATTAACAAATAAGAAACAAACCGTTAAAGAGATTGCTTATCAATGTGGCTTTGAAGACCCTAATTACTTCTGCAAAGTATTCAAAAAGGAGTACCAATGCTCCCCTCTAGAATTCAAAAACAAAGGTCTATAA
- a CDS encoding glycoside hydrolase family 2, giving the protein MEMNNEWVKDPKVFNINREKAHASIHRYASLEEMHTNKSSYIYSLNGKWKFHYANGFNQLIKDFSNKDYNSDNWDEINVPGHIQLQGYGTPMYVNQIYPWSATEQIIPGEIPEHNPIGSYITYFDSSVIKDDTDVYINFNGVESAMALWVNGTFVGYSEDTFTPSRFNITSLIEEGNNKITVNVYRFSSGSWLEDQDFWRFSGIFRDVELEMVPRTHLEDVKILTHLNDTYDHAVVEVNPTVIHPTKVIYTLKYNDEIISSQIKEDSTSLQFELDHPHLWSAEKPHLYTLIIEVMDEEGLVECISQQVGVREFKIINSIMCINRQRIIFHGVNRHEFSAYTGRHVSYEETKQDILNMKAHNINALRTSHYPNQSFVYDLCDEYGLYVIDEVNLETHGTWSEYFDKEHIIPDNKPEWLDIILDRANSMYERDKNHPSIIIWSLGNESHGGKNLYEMSQFLRNKDQSRVIHYEGIFHDRSYNETSDIESQMYTYVKDIEKYLTTHQDKPFILCEYAHSMGNSNGALFKYIDLEKKYPLYQGGFIWDYIDQALYHDGKLCYGGDFKERPSDFDFCGDGLVFANRKNTPKMQEVKYCYQYVDFTINEQEIKLDNRYLFTDLNEYTLQIDLLCDGYVIQSQNVIVACAPQYTTTIKNPFVVEEDKEYALNIYLKKDNQVYAYEQYIYNYEPQTVKNSSLPVKVVEDYLNVGVVGKDFNVIFSKQKGLVSYRYHQEEYIRVPVKPNFFRASTNNDVENKYGYRYGEWLTASLYAKCQFVRVVKEETSCKIEYTYDLPRLRDELLYLTYTVYGDGKVEVDMSYQPLASNIEMPAFGLLFQLYKDMEHVSYYGFGPEENYIDRNKGAMLGRYDYNVTDNCTPYLYPQECGNRTHVKEVLIHGENKVLLLEGDDFEMSALHYTPYELENARHHDELPEAYQTVLCINEKQMGVAGDDTWGAKTHEEFLLDKNKHHLHFAFKGE; this is encoded by the coding sequence ATGGAAATGAACAATGAATGGGTCAAAGACCCAAAGGTATTTAATATCAATCGTGAAAAGGCACATGCCTCAATACATCGCTATGCCTCTCTAGAGGAGATGCATACAAATAAGAGTAGTTATATCTATTCTTTAAATGGTAAATGGAAATTTCATTATGCTAATGGGTTTAATCAATTAATTAAAGATTTTTCTAACAAGGATTACAACAGTGATAACTGGGATGAAATCAATGTTCCTGGACATATTCAGTTACAGGGATATGGAACACCTATGTATGTCAATCAGATCTATCCTTGGTCTGCCACAGAACAAATCATACCAGGAGAAATCCCAGAACATAATCCAATTGGCAGCTATATTACATATTTTGATAGTTCAGTTATTAAAGATGACACAGATGTTTATATTAATTTTAACGGTGTAGAATCCGCAATGGCTTTATGGGTTAATGGAACTTTTGTAGGCTATAGTGAAGATACTTTTACACCATCACGCTTTAATATTACTTCTTTAATAGAGGAAGGAAACAACAAGATTACAGTGAATGTGTATCGCTTTAGTAGCGGAAGCTGGCTGGAGGACCAGGATTTCTGGCGTTTCTCAGGAATATTTAGAGATGTAGAACTAGAAATGGTACCTCGTACACACTTGGAAGATGTAAAGATACTTACACATTTGAATGATACATATGATCATGCTGTCGTAGAAGTGAATCCAACTGTTATTCATCCTACAAAGGTTATTTATACTTTAAAATATAATGATGAAATTATTTCGAGTCAAATAAAAGAGGATAGTACATCACTTCAATTTGAATTAGATCATCCTCATTTATGGTCTGCAGAAAAACCACACCTTTATACATTGATTATTGAAGTGATGGATGAAGAAGGTTTAGTAGAATGTATAAGCCAGCAGGTCGGTGTGAGAGAATTTAAAATCATAAATAGTATTATGTGTATCAATAGGCAGAGAATCATCTTCCACGGTGTTAATAGACATGAATTTTCTGCTTATACAGGTAGACATGTATCTTATGAAGAAACAAAACAGGATATCTTAAATATGAAGGCACACAATATCAATGCATTGCGTACATCACACTATCCTAATCAATCTTTCGTCTATGATCTATGTGATGAATATGGACTTTATGTCATTGATGAAGTGAACCTAGAAACACATGGTACATGGAGTGAGTACTTTGACAAGGAACATATTATTCCTGATAATAAGCCTGAATGGTTAGATATTATTCTAGATCGTGCAAATTCAATGTATGAAAGAGATAAGAATCATCCTTCTATTATTATATGGTCTTTAGGTAATGAATCTCACGGAGGTAAGAATCTCTATGAAATGTCTCAATTCTTAAGAAACAAAGACCAATCACGTGTCATTCATTATGAAGGTATCTTCCACGATCGTTCTTACAATGAGACAAGTGATATTGAAAGTCAGATGTATACATATGTGAAAGATATAGAAAAGTACTTAACTACACATCAGGACAAACCGTTCATTCTATGTGAATATGCACACTCAATGGGTAATAGTAATGGTGCTTTATTTAAGTATATTGATTTAGAAAAGAAATATCCTCTTTATCAGGGAGGTTTTATCTGGGATTATATCGATCAGGCACTATATCATGATGGAAAACTCTGTTATGGAGGAGATTTTAAAGAAAGACCAAGTGATTTTGATTTCTGTGGCGATGGATTAGTCTTTGCGAATCGTAAGAATACTCCTAAGATGCAGGAAGTAAAGTATTGTTATCAATATGTAGATTTCACAATCAATGAACAGGAAATCAAATTAGATAATAGATACTTATTTACTGATTTGAATGAATACACTTTACAGATTGATTTGTTATGTGACGGCTATGTCATTCAATCACAGAATGTTATTGTTGCATGTGCACCACAATACACAACTACAATCAAGAATCCTTTTGTGGTTGAAGAAGATAAAGAATATGCATTGAATATCTATTTAAAGAAAGATAATCAAGTGTATGCATATGAACAGTATATTTATAACTATGAACCTCAAACAGTAAAGAATTCTTCTTTACCAGTTAAAGTGGTAGAAGACTATTTGAATGTTGGTGTAGTAGGGAAGGACTTCAATGTCATTTTCTCAAAACAGAAGGGATTAGTGTCTTATCGTTATCATCAAGAAGAATACATTCGTGTGCCTGTAAAACCAAACTTCTTTAGAGCTTCTACAAATAATGATGTGGAAAATAAATATGGCTATCGCTATGGGGAATGGTTAACTGCAAGTTTATATGCTAAATGTCAATTTGTGAGAGTAGTTAAAGAAGAAACATCATGCAAGATTGAATATACATATGATTTACCTCGTTTACGAGATGAACTACTTTATCTTACATATACTGTATATGGTGATGGAAAAGTAGAAGTAGATATGTCTTATCAGCCTCTTGCGTCCAATATTGAAATGCCTGCATTCGGCCTATTATTCCAGTTATATAAGGATATGGAGCATGTCTCATATTATGGATTTGGTCCAGAAGAAAACTATATAGATAGAAATAAAGGGGCAATGCTTGGAAGATATGATTATAATGTCACAGACAACTGTACACCTTATCTCTACCCACAGGAATGTGGCAATAGAACACATGTTAAGGAAGTATTGATTCATGGTGAAAATAAGGTATTATTATTAGAGGGCGATGATTTTGAAATGTCAGCTTTACATTACACACCTTATGAATTAGAAAATGCACGTCATCATGATGAATTACCTGAAGCATATCAGACAGTATTATGTATTAATGAGAAGCAGATGGGTGTTGCAGGAGATGATACATGGGGTGCTAAGACACATGAAGAATTCTTATTAGATAAGAATAAGCATCATCTACACTTTGCATTTAAAGGAGAATAA
- a CDS encoding histidine phosphatase family protein has protein sequence MKFIFVRHGKTHFNEINLTQGWCDSPLSKLGVKQVENMSLQLKDYSINKAYTSPLGRAVETSEIILQSHSIAPIYDKRLKEVNFGILEGINTLFVKELRIDAPNWMDTLEMDYRPYEGEDLHDVINKHIESINDIIASSKEDDTVLIVGHGCSLYGLVKTLMPHDERLRFPDNATAIIVDYKEGHYSLDTILNAVY, from the coding sequence ATGAAGTTTATATTTGTAAGACATGGTAAAACACACTTTAATGAAATCAATTTAACACAGGGATGGTGTGATTCACCTTTATCAAAATTAGGCGTTAAACAGGTAGAAAACATGTCTCTGCAATTAAAGGACTATAGTATAAACAAGGCTTATACATCACCACTTGGAAGAGCGGTAGAAACATCAGAGATAATACTTCAAAGTCATAGTATTGCACCTATTTATGACAAACGTTTAAAAGAAGTGAATTTTGGAATCTTAGAAGGTATTAACACATTATTTGTTAAAGAATTGCGTATAGATGCACCTAATTGGATGGATACGCTCGAAATGGATTATCGACCATATGAGGGAGAAGATCTCCATGATGTGATTAATAAACATATAGAATCCATTAATGACATCATTGCATCAAGTAAAGAAGATGATACAGTACTTATTGTTGGACATGGCTGTTCACTTTATGGATTAGTTAAAACACTTATGCCTCATGATGAACGTTTAAGATTTCCAGATAATGCGACAGCAATCATAGTGGATTATAAAGAAGGACATTATTCACTCGATACTATTCTAAATGCCGTCTATTAA